In Sphingomonas panacisoli, one genomic interval encodes:
- a CDS encoding penicillin-binding protein activator codes for MAEGATIGQRFTGVRRIAMLAVAILVSACSTVVPTKAPPPGPAVVAPPVEPAIMPGLPTDNDHHMVALLVPLTGPNGAVGRSIANATQLALLDTNNAVLRITTYDTALGAAPAAQKAIDEGARLILGPLLAEDVRAVLPVAKRAGVTVISFSNDTSIAGSGAYLMGYSPAQSIERVVEYARSQGITTYGGLVANGVYGQRASTSFLRAVEGAKGQVISLQPYDRSIASITAAASRLGKAGPVGAVLIADDAAAAAGVVPLMRKGGEGGARVLGTERWNNDTTIGARAALNGAWFASVSDALYRQYAVKYRARFGAGPYRLSSMGYDSVLLTIRITRDWPIGRPFPEARLRDPGGFAGIDGAFRFGANGVAERALEVQEVRGGTTVTVSPAPSGF; via the coding sequence ATGGCAGAGGGTGCAACCATAGGGCAACGCTTCACGGGCGTTCGGCGCATCGCGATGCTGGCCGTCGCGATCCTGGTATCGGCCTGTTCGACGGTCGTGCCGACCAAAGCGCCGCCGCCCGGACCCGCCGTCGTCGCACCGCCGGTCGAGCCGGCGATCATGCCCGGGCTGCCGACCGACAACGATCACCACATGGTCGCGCTGCTGGTGCCGCTGACCGGTCCCAACGGCGCGGTCGGACGCAGCATCGCCAACGCGACTCAGTTGGCCTTGCTCGACACCAACAACGCCGTGCTGCGCATCACCACCTACGACACCGCGCTGGGTGCGGCACCGGCCGCGCAGAAGGCGATCGACGAGGGGGCGCGGCTGATCCTCGGGCCGTTGCTGGCGGAGGATGTCCGCGCGGTGCTGCCCGTCGCCAAGCGTGCCGGCGTGACCGTCATCAGCTTTTCCAACGACACCAGCATCGCCGGGTCGGGCGCGTATCTGATGGGCTATTCGCCGGCGCAGTCGATCGAGCGCGTGGTCGAATATGCGCGGAGCCAGGGTATCACGACCTATGGCGGCCTGGTCGCCAACGGCGTGTACGGCCAGCGCGCCTCGACCTCGTTCCTGCGCGCGGTCGAAGGCGCGAAGGGTCAGGTGATCTCGCTCCAGCCTTATGACCGTTCGATCGCGTCGATCACGGCGGCGGCGTCGCGGCTGGGCAAGGCCGGGCCGGTCGGCGCCGTGCTGATCGCCGACGACGCGGCGGCCGCGGCCGGCGTCGTACCGCTGATGCGCAAGGGCGGCGAAGGCGGCGCGCGCGTGCTCGGCACCGAACGCTGGAACAACGACACGACGATCGGCGCGCGCGCGGCGCTGAACGGCGCCTGGTTCGCCAGCGTCAGCGACGCGCTGTACCGCCAATACGCGGTCAAATACCGTGCCCGCTTCGGCGCGGGGCCGTATCGCCTGTCGAGCATGGGCTACGATTCGGTGCTGCTGACGATCCGGATTACCCGTGACTGGCCGATCGGTCGGCCGTTCCCCGAAGCACGGCTGCGCGACCCGGGCGGGTTCGCCGGGATCGACGGCGCTTTCCGCTTCGGCGCCAACGGCGTCGCCGAACGCGCGCTGGAAGTGCAGGAAGTACGCGGCGGGACGACGGTGACGGTGTCGCCGGCGCCCTCTGGTTTCTAA
- the rsmI gene encoding 16S rRNA (cytidine(1402)-2'-O)-methyltransferase — protein sequence MTDTLMPGLYIVATPIGNLGDLSPRAAHVLANAALIAVEDTRVTAGLLRHIGVKRPMMAYHDHNADRVRPGLIARLGGEAIALVSDAGTPLISDPGYKLVRDARAAGHAVVTIPGPCAAVAALTLAGLPTDRFLFVGFLPSKAGARAESIAEIASVRATLVFYESGPRLAATLAALADGLGDREAAVTREITKKFEEAVTGTLSSLAARYAEAGPPKGEIVLVVAPPGEPEAASAEDADAALAEALTRLPASKAAGEVAKRLNLDRKALYARALEMKGDQA from the coding sequence ATGACTGATACTCTTATGCCCGGTCTCTACATCGTCGCCACCCCGATCGGCAATCTCGGCGACTTGTCGCCGCGCGCCGCGCACGTTCTGGCGAACGCGGCGCTAATCGCCGTCGAAGACACGCGCGTGACGGCGGGGCTGTTGCGGCACATCGGGGTCAAGCGGCCGATGATGGCGTATCACGACCACAATGCCGACCGCGTCCGGCCCGGTTTGATCGCGCGACTCGGGGGCGAGGCGATCGCGTTGGTCAGCGACGCGGGGACGCCGCTGATTTCCGATCCGGGCTATAAATTGGTCCGCGACGCGCGGGCGGCGGGACATGCGGTGGTGACGATCCCCGGCCCCTGCGCGGCGGTCGCGGCGCTGACGCTGGCGGGATTGCCGACCGACCGATTCCTGTTCGTCGGCTTCCTGCCGTCCAAGGCCGGCGCACGGGCAGAGTCGATTGCCGAGATCGCCAGCGTCCGCGCGACGTTGGTCTTTTACGAATCGGGTCCCCGCCTCGCCGCGACGCTGGCCGCCTTGGCCGACGGGCTCGGCGATCGCGAGGCGGCGGTGACGCGCGAGATCACCAAGAAGTTCGAGGAAGCGGTGACCGGCACGCTCTCGTCGCTCGCCGCGCGCTACGCCGAAGCCGGCCCGCCGAAGGGCGAGATCGTCCTGGTCGTTGCCCCACCCGGCGAGCCGGAAGCCGCCAGCGCCGAGGACGCCGACGCCGCACTCGCCGAAGCCCTCACCCGCCTCCCCGCATCGAAGGCGGCCGGCGAGGTCGCCAAGCGCCTCAACCTCGACCGCAAGGCGCTGTACGCTCGCGCGCTGGAGATGAAGGGTGATCAAGCATGA
- a CDS encoding YraN family protein → MPRSIKDRRSAEASGRRGERIAGWWLRLRGWRILDRRVRTPAGEVDIVARKGNLIAFVEVKSRATDAELDFAIDERRLARVAAAAEVLMPRYAGPSDDIRVDVILLAPGRPPRHIENAWIG, encoded by the coding sequence ATGCCCCGGTCAATAAAAGATCGTCGTTCCGCCGAAGCCTCCGGCCGGCGCGGCGAGCGTATCGCCGGCTGGTGGCTGCGATTGAGGGGCTGGCGCATCCTCGACCGCCGCGTCCGCACGCCGGCGGGGGAAGTCGATATCGTTGCACGCAAGGGCAACCTCATTGCGTTCGTGGAGGTAAAGTCCCGCGCTACCGACGCCGAACTCGACTTCGCGATCGACGAACGCCGCTTGGCGCGTGTCGCGGCCGCTGCCGAAGTGCTGATGCCGCGATACGCCGGCCCGAGCGACGACATCCGCGTCGATGTGATCCTGCTGGCGCCCGGGCGTCCTCCTCGCCATATCGAGAATGCGTGGATCGGGTGA
- the gshB gene encoding glutathione synthase: MSLTVAVQMDPMESINIAGDPSFALMLSAKARGHRLFHYTADALNYADGRVWAKAHPVTVERVVGKHFTFGEPVNLDLGDEVDVVLMRQDPPFDLGYITATHLLERIAHKTLVVNDPASVRNAPEKVFVLDYARFMPPTLVTRSLDEAKAFLAKHGEIVVKPIHGNGGKAIFKVGRDGLNLSALIEVFNQTWREPHMLQAFLPGVAQGDKRIVLVDGEVAGAINRIPGEGEFRSNLAVGGSAAKTELTAKEREICAALGPELKKRGLLFVGIDVIGGEWLTEINVTSPTGIVAIERLDGIDVAAMIWDAIEAKLNAR, translated from the coding sequence ATGAGCCTGACCGTCGCCGTTCAGATGGACCCCATGGAGTCGATCAACATTGCGGGCGATCCGAGCTTCGCGCTGATGCTGTCGGCAAAGGCGCGCGGGCACCGGCTGTTCCACTACACCGCCGACGCGCTGAACTATGCCGACGGCCGCGTCTGGGCGAAGGCGCATCCGGTCACGGTAGAGCGTGTCGTAGGCAAGCATTTCACCTTCGGCGAGCCGGTAAATCTCGACCTCGGCGACGAGGTGGATGTCGTGCTGATGCGCCAGGATCCCCCGTTCGACCTCGGCTACATCACCGCGACCCACCTGCTCGAACGCATCGCGCATAAGACGCTCGTCGTGAACGACCCGGCCAGCGTCCGCAACGCACCCGAAAAGGTGTTCGTGCTCGACTATGCACGCTTCATGCCGCCGACGCTCGTCACGCGCAGCCTCGACGAGGCCAAAGCGTTCCTCGCCAAGCATGGCGAGATCGTCGTCAAGCCGATCCACGGCAATGGCGGCAAGGCGATCTTCAAGGTCGGCCGCGACGGCCTGAACCTGTCGGCGCTGATCGAGGTGTTCAACCAGACATGGCGCGAGCCGCACATGCTCCAGGCATTCCTGCCAGGCGTCGCGCAGGGCGACAAACGCATCGTGCTGGTCGACGGCGAGGTCGCCGGCGCGATCAACCGCATTCCCGGCGAGGGCGAGTTCCGCTCCAACCTGGCGGTCGGCGGATCGGCGGCGAAGACCGAACTGACCGCGAAGGAGCGCGAGATCTGCGCCGCGCTTGGCCCCGAACTCAAGAAGCGCGGGCTGCTGTTCGTCGGGATCGACGTGATCGGCGGCGAGTGGCTGACCGAGATCAACGTCACCTCGCCCACCGGCATCGTCGCGATCGAGCGGCTCGACGGAATCGACGTCGCGGCGATGATATGGGACGCGATCGAGGCTAAGCTGAATGCGCGCTAG
- a CDS encoding GAF domain-containing protein — protein sequence MQGDITADIAAVQRIEGVRDILREVCALTGMHFSAVARVTADRWVACLVEDHIAFGLEAGGELELQTTICDEIRCSGEGVFIDHVAEEPMWRVHPTPILYGFQSYISMPIIRADGSFFGTLCAIDPEPRTTSLAAIVPLIQAMAQRIADALDAESVGASAHSA from the coding sequence ATGCAGGGGGATATCACCGCCGATATCGCCGCGGTTCAGCGGATCGAGGGGGTACGCGACATCCTGCGTGAAGTCTGCGCGTTGACGGGCATGCACTTTTCCGCGGTGGCGCGCGTGACGGCCGATCGCTGGGTCGCTTGTCTTGTCGAGGATCACATCGCGTTCGGTTTGGAAGCGGGCGGCGAACTCGAACTCCAGACGACCATCTGCGACGAAATCCGTTGCAGCGGCGAAGGCGTGTTCATCGATCACGTCGCGGAAGAGCCGATGTGGCGCGTCCACCCGACCCCGATCCTCTACGGGTTCCAGAGCTACATCTCGATGCCGATCATCCGCGCCGATGGCAGTTTCTTCGGCACGTTGTGCGCGATCGACCCGGAGCCGCGAACGACGAGCCTGGCGGCGATCGTGCCGCTGATCCAAGCGATGGCGCAGCGGATCGCCGACGCACTCGACGCCGAAAGCGTGGGCGCTAGCGCGCATTCAGCTTAG
- a CDS encoding DedA family protein has translation MTQWFLDGLEQWGYLAVFVWMALENIIPPIPSEVIMGFAGIAVAHGKLDFWGVMAAGTVGSTVGNYFWYWIGRYVPLQKLKPFVDRNGRWLTVEWSQVEKIDAFFFRHGQWLIFVMRFMPFGRSIISLPAGISNMPRWKFIVWTLAGTFVWNLFLTGAGYWLGHNFREAEAWTGPAAVAIGGAITVWYLYRVVTWKPRG, from the coding sequence TTGACCCAATGGTTCCTCGATGGCCTCGAGCAATGGGGCTATCTCGCCGTCTTCGTCTGGATGGCGCTCGAAAACATCATTCCGCCGATCCCGTCCGAAGTCATCATGGGCTTTGCCGGAATCGCGGTCGCGCACGGCAAGCTCGATTTCTGGGGCGTGATGGCCGCGGGGACGGTCGGCTCCACCGTCGGCAATTATTTCTGGTACTGGATCGGCCGCTACGTGCCGCTGCAGAAGCTCAAGCCGTTCGTCGATAGGAACGGCCGCTGGCTGACCGTCGAATGGTCGCAGGTCGAGAAGATCGACGCCTTCTTTTTCCGCCACGGCCAATGGCTGATCTTCGTGATGCGGTTCATGCCGTTCGGGCGGTCGATCATCTCGCTGCCGGCGGGCATTTCGAACATGCCGCGGTGGAAGTTCATCGTCTGGACGCTGGCCGGCACCTTTGTCTGGAACCTGTTCCTGACCGGCGCGGGTTATTGGCTCGGCCACAATTTCCGCGAGGCGGAGGCGTGGACCGGGCCCGCAGCGGTCGCGATCGGCGGCGCGATCACGGTCTGGTATCTCTATCGAGTCGTCACCTGGAAACCGCGCGGTTAA